One Molothrus aeneus isolate 106 chromosome 6, BPBGC_Maene_1.0, whole genome shotgun sequence genomic window carries:
- the LOC136558170 gene encoding uncharacterized protein — MAQPQTRPVATYLLWATLTTCCSAWTLPQPKPNVWRTLAKALGQDHLCLNTAAAEDPMASCLVGIPLPPSQLPSPFNYVYSFKTTPESPTAFWSAWRDHLRLQPTLDVNPPELHLLGSALAPVCLIFRYIPSPGNPLYFREAPGSQHPPFASLRYPRTLTLLNPSNASYLPNQWCKRVEKIPLATTPNDRAVTLPHGLFLICGDRAWAGIPSNPIGGPCALGRLSLFTPNLTHIVDWQNKSASLNSTFDSERTKRDLKNLNEGCDSVIEHWDRTKATALTVLLPWVAIAKSLGELGRLECWVVKQANLTSAALTDLLYDEKVTRQATLQNRAAIDFLLLLHQHKCEEFEGLCCLNLSSRAEDARVSIERMQDHLENIKAQTTDWLGDMFRGWGFSNWAVAILKPIVYLCFSLILVLLAASILWKVLKNFINRALSSPEVLRLRAPPNLPEENSWEDPDEEDSMGPVDQELSYEGSPGDSEFEP, encoded by the coding sequence atggcacagccccagacacGCCCAGTTGCCACCTACCTCCTTTGGGCCACGCTCACCACCTGCTGCTCCGCATGGACTCTCCCCCAGCCGAAACCTAATGTTTGGCGGACCCTCGCGAAGGCCCTGGGGCAAGATCACCTTTGCCTGAACACTGCGGCAGCAGAAGACCCGATGGCGTCTTGCCTCGTGGGGATCCCGCTCCCCCCTTCCCAACTTCCCTCCCCTTTCAATTATGTTTACTCCTTCAAAACCACCCCGGAATCCCCCACTGCCTTTTGGAGCGCCTGGAGGGACCACCTCCGCTTACAACCTACTCTTGACGTGAACCCTCCAGAGCTCCATTTGCTCGGCTCCGCACTTGCCCCAGTTTGTCTCATTTTCCGATACATCCCCAGCCCCGGCAATCCTTTATATTTTAGAGAAGCCCCAGGTTCCCAACATCCCCCCTTCGCCTCGCTCCGATATCCACGTACTCTGACCCTGTTGAACCCCTCCAATGCCTCCTATCTTCCAAACCAATGGTGTAAGCGTGTTGAAAAAATCCCTCTAGCCACCACCCCGAATGACCGAGCAGTGACCCTTCCCCATGGTCTGTTCTTAATTTGCGGAGACCGAGCTTGGGCAGGAATCCCATCTAATCCTATCGGAGGACCATGTGCATTAGGCCGGCTGTCCCTGTTTACACCCAACCTGACCCATATTGTCGATTGGCAGAATAAGAGCGCAAGCCTCAATTCGACCTTCGATTCGGAACGTACCAAAAGAGATCTAAAGAATTTAAATGAAGGCTGCGACTCTGTGATTGAACATTGGGACCGTACAAAAGCGACTGCCCTCACAGTTTTACTTCCTTGGGTAGCGATCGCGAAGTCGCTAGGCGAATTGGGCCGCCTAGAGTGTTGGGTTGTAAAACAGGCCAATCTTACGTCAGCCGCCCTAACGGACCTCCTTTATGATGAGAAAGTCACGAGGCAAGCCACACTCCAAAACAGAGCCGCCATcgatttcctcctcctgttacACCAGCATAAGTGCGAGGAGTTTGAaggtctctgctgcctcaaCCTCTCATCCAGGGCTGAAGACGCGAGGGTCTCCATTGAGCGCATGCAAGATCATCTAGAAAATATCAAAGCGCAAACCACCGACTGGCTGGGGGACATGTTCCGCGGGTGGGGGTTTTCAAACTGGGCAGTAGCCATCCTGAAACCAATCGTTTATTTATGTTTCTCACTTATACTTGTGTTACTCGCTGCCTCAATACTGTGGAAAGTactgaaaaactttattaaccgaGCCCTCTCCTCTCCGGAAGTCCTCCGACTCCGAGCACCCCCCAACTTACCGGAGGAAAACTCTTGGGAGGACCCTGACGAAGAAGACAGTATGGGGCCCGTGGACCAGGAACTGTCCTATGAAGgaagccctggggacagcgaATTTGAACCTTAA